From one Streptomyces sp. ICC1 genomic stretch:
- a CDS encoding ATP-binding cassette domain-containing protein — protein MGHLEAAHLEYYLTDGRALLGDVSFRVPEGAAMALVGPNGAGKTTLLRLIAGELQPHGGTVAVSGGLGVMPQFVGSVRDERTVRDLLLAVAPARIREAGRAVDAAEERVMTVDDEAAQMRYAQSLADWAEVQGYEAETVWDMCTMAALGIPYEKAQWRLARTLSGGEQKRLILEALLRGPYEVLLLDEPDNYLDVPGKRWLEEQIRQTRKTVLFVSHDRELLARVAEKIVSVEPGPGGADVWVHGGGFGTYHQARTERFARFEELRRRWNEKHAQLKKLVATLQQAASVSHDMASRYAAAQTRLRKFEEAGPPPQPPKAQDIRMRLRGGRTGVRAVTCKGLELTGLMKPFDLEVSYGERVAVLGSNGSGKSHFLRLLAGEEVAHTGKWQLGARVVPGHFAQTHAHPELEGRTLLDILWNEQSQDRGAAMSVLRRYELTGQAEQRFDRLSGGQQARFQILLLELAGTTALLLDEPTDNLDLESAEALQEGLEAYDGTVVAVTHDRWFARSFDRFLVFGSDGLLRETTEPVWVERRVERAR, from the coding sequence ATGGGGCATCTTGAAGCTGCGCATCTTGAGTATTATCTGACGGACGGTCGGGCACTGCTGGGCGATGTCTCGTTCCGTGTGCCCGAAGGGGCCGCCATGGCCCTCGTCGGGCCCAACGGCGCCGGCAAGACGACGCTCCTGCGCCTGATCGCCGGCGAACTCCAGCCGCACGGCGGCACGGTCGCCGTCAGCGGCGGACTCGGCGTCATGCCCCAGTTCGTCGGCAGCGTCCGCGACGAGCGCACGGTCCGCGACCTCCTCCTGGCCGTCGCCCCGGCCCGCATCCGGGAAGCCGGGCGGGCCGTCGACGCCGCGGAGGAGCGGGTCATGACGGTCGACGACGAGGCCGCGCAGATGCGGTACGCCCAGTCGCTCGCCGACTGGGCCGAGGTGCAGGGGTACGAGGCGGAGACCGTCTGGGACATGTGCACCATGGCCGCGCTCGGGATCCCGTACGAGAAGGCGCAATGGCGGCTCGCGCGCACCCTGTCCGGCGGCGAGCAGAAGCGCCTGATCCTGGAGGCGCTGCTGCGCGGACCGTACGAGGTGCTGCTGCTCGACGAGCCCGACAACTACCTCGACGTGCCCGGCAAGCGCTGGCTCGAAGAGCAGATCCGCCAGACCCGCAAGACGGTGCTGTTCGTCTCCCACGACCGCGAACTCCTCGCCCGCGTCGCCGAGAAGATCGTCAGCGTCGAACCGGGCCCGGGCGGCGCCGACGTCTGGGTCCACGGCGGCGGCTTCGGCACGTACCACCAGGCGCGTACGGAGCGGTTCGCCCGCTTCGAGGAGCTGCGCCGGCGCTGGAACGAGAAGCACGCCCAGCTGAAGAAGCTGGTGGCCACGCTCCAGCAGGCGGCGTCCGTCAGCCACGACATGGCCTCGCGGTACGCGGCCGCGCAGACCCGGCTGCGCAAGTTCGAGGAGGCCGGGCCGCCGCCGCAGCCCCCGAAGGCGCAGGACATCCGGATGCGGCTGCGCGGCGGGCGCACCGGGGTGCGGGCGGTCACCTGCAAGGGCCTGGAGCTGACCGGGCTGATGAAGCCCTTCGACCTGGAGGTCAGTTACGGGGAGCGGGTCGCCGTGCTCGGCTCCAACGGCTCCGGGAAATCGCACTTCCTGCGGCTCCTCGCCGGCGAGGAGGTCGCGCACACCGGGAAGTGGCAGCTCGGCGCGCGGGTCGTCCCCGGCCACTTCGCGCAGACCCACGCCCACCCCGAGCTGGAGGGGCGCACCCTCCTGGACATCCTGTGGAACGAGCAGTCCCAGGACCGCGGCGCCGCGATGTCCGTCCTGCGCCGGTACGAGCTCACCGGGCAGGCGGAGCAGCGCTTCGACCGGCTCTCGGGCGGCCAGCAGGCCCGCTTCCAGATCCTGCTCCTGGAGCTGGCGGGGACGACCGCGCTGCTGCTGGACGAGCCGACGGACAACCTCGACCTGGAGAGCGCGGAGGCCCTCCAGGAGGGCCTCGAGGCGTACGACGGCACGGTCGTGGCCGTGACCCACGACCGCTGGTTCGCCCGCTCCTTCGACCGCTTCCTGGTCTTCGGCTCGGACGGCCTCCTCCGCGAGACGACCGAACCGGTGTGGGTCGAACGACGGGTCGAGCGGGCCCGCTGA
- a CDS encoding cupin-like domain-containing protein, with protein MAPIPVTPLRTLDAQAAADLGDIDGPVVIRGLHAPWRARGLWTTEFFRREYGPTPVPVRNYPAGSEYDYTLAHTTLGDFLDYWENTPADTALVRDRQYLAEWNFVRDCPGLLDDFDIPEIFSEDCIERLPEQVRFGRMWLFFGEPGCSTGLHRDTFSTSAWLAVLSGSKTLRLVTPEAGGKLRPGDGLWSAASYDEVLRPAGAVVHEVTLRAGDTLYIPGDWYHEVRNPERNLMLTANFVEERRLLSFLSQFETRLIEPISVLRRARNAQVRTWAEREEKTPPTELDDEAFRAREAAWVRGMTAELEEYGRALARWGAERPDGPEHEAPSDAG; from the coding sequence GTGGCGCCCATACCGGTCACCCCCCTGCGGACGCTGGACGCCCAGGCCGCCGCCGACCTGGGTGACATCGACGGGCCGGTGGTCATCCGCGGCCTGCACGCACCGTGGCGCGCGCGGGGGCTGTGGACCACGGAGTTCTTCCGCCGGGAGTACGGCCCGACGCCCGTGCCGGTCCGGAATTACCCCGCCGGTTCGGAATACGACTACACGCTCGCCCACACCACGCTCGGGGATTTCCTGGACTACTGGGAGAACACCCCGGCCGACACCGCACTCGTCAGGGACCGGCAATACCTCGCCGAATGGAATTTCGTCCGCGACTGCCCGGGGCTCCTCGACGACTTCGACATTCCGGAGATCTTCTCCGAGGACTGCATCGAGAGGCTTCCGGAGCAAGTGCGCTTCGGCCGGATGTGGTTGTTCTTCGGCGAGCCCGGATGCTCCACCGGACTGCACCGCGACACCTTCTCCACCAGCGCCTGGCTGGCGGTCCTCAGCGGCAGCAAGACCCTGCGGCTGGTGACCCCGGAAGCCGGCGGGAAGCTGCGGCCCGGGGACGGCCTGTGGTCGGCGGCCTCGTACGACGAGGTGCTCCGGCCGGCCGGCGCGGTCGTCCACGAGGTCACGCTCCGGGCCGGGGACACGCTCTACATCCCCGGCGACTGGTACCACGAGGTCCGCAATCCGGAGCGCAACCTCATGCTGACCGCCAACTTCGTCGAGGAGCGCCGGCTCCTGTCCTTCCTCTCCCAGTTCGAGACGCGGCTCATCGAGCCCATCTCCGTCCTGCGCCGGGCCCGCAACGCGCAGGTGCGCACGTGGGCGGAGCGCGAGGAGAAGACCCCGCCGACCGAGCTCGACGACGAGGCGTTCCGCGCCCGCGAGGCCGCCTGGGTTCGCGGGATGACCGCCGAACTCGAGGAGTACGGGCGGGCGCTGGCCCGGTGGGGCGCGGAGCGGCCGGACGGCCCGGAGCACGAGGCGCCGTCCGATGCCGGCTGA
- a CDS encoding tyrosine-protein phosphatase — protein sequence MTTRHIDFERLHNFRDLGGYRTADGATVAWGALYRADSLGKLAGADWDRFLDLGVRTVIDLRYPWEADAKGRIPEPERFTYANLSIEHRPYDQAEIDPDLDPWRFLADRFAEVAEDGAAEIRQAIELLAEGPGPAVFHCTSGKDRTGLIAALVLTLLGVDEEQILADFALTELATDRLKADWHTAHPGRTMRWPAYGRAPAEILRLTLADLGARHGSVEAYLTEAVGITAPTRAALRTRFLTA from the coding sequence ATGACCACCCGTCACATCGACTTCGAGCGGCTGCACAACTTCCGCGACCTCGGGGGCTACCGCACGGCCGACGGCGCCACCGTCGCGTGGGGCGCCCTGTACCGCGCGGACTCGCTCGGCAAGCTCGCCGGCGCCGACTGGGACCGCTTCCTGGACCTCGGCGTCCGCACCGTCATCGACCTGCGCTACCCGTGGGAGGCGGACGCGAAGGGCCGCATCCCGGAGCCCGAACGGTTCACGTACGCCAACCTGAGCATCGAGCACCGGCCCTACGACCAGGCGGAGATCGATCCGGACCTCGACCCGTGGCGGTTCCTCGCGGACCGGTTCGCGGAGGTCGCCGAGGACGGCGCGGCCGAGATCCGCCAGGCGATCGAACTGCTCGCCGAGGGCCCCGGCCCGGCCGTCTTCCACTGCACCTCGGGCAAGGACCGCACCGGCCTGATCGCCGCGCTCGTCCTGACCCTCCTCGGCGTGGACGAGGAGCAGATCCTCGCGGACTTCGCCCTGACCGAGCTGGCCACGGACCGCCTGAAGGCCGACTGGCACACCGCGCACCCGGGCCGCACCATGCGCTGGCCGGCGTACGGCCGCGCGCCCGCCGAGATCCTGCGCCTGACCCTCGCGGACCTCGGAGCCCGCCACGGCTCGGTCGAGGCCTACCTCACCGAGGCGGTCGGCATCACGGCCCCCACGAGGGCCGCCCTGCGCACCCGCTTCCTGACGGCCTGA
- a CDS encoding prolyl oligopeptidase family serine peptidase, with product MSDADPYLWLEDVSGEAALDWVRERNAETVAALAADPGFKVLESGIREALDDDGRIPYARRRGRHLYNFWQDADHVRGLWRRTTLEEYRKERPDWEPLLDLDALAAAEGEKWAWAGSAVLAPDHRHALVMLSRDGADACVVREFDLEALEFVEDGFQVEEARTRIGWIDRDRVWIGTDFGPGSMSPSGYPLQARRWHRGTPLAEAETVYEGRPTDVNASAWHDDTPGFERDFVHRQIDFWTQELFLLPEAGTGAEPPKAAEPLKIEVPDDASASVHREWLIVAPKSPWLGHDAGSLLAFDFEAFLAGEREAAVLFAPDAHTALAGWSWTRHHLILTTSADVSSRMEILTPGAGPDGWERAPLAGLPPLSTASVTGTDPDVGDEFFLNVAGFLQPSTLYRGTAPAGADESVKQGPALFDTAGLTVRQHFATSADGTKVPYFLVGPEDRPGPGPTLLYGYGGFEISMVPGYSAVTGRAWLARGGTYVVAGIRGGHEYGPDWHKAALGANRVRAYEDFAAVARDLVAREVTTPAQLGIEGGSNGGLLMGAMLTRDPELFGAVVAHVPLMDMLRFHKLLAGASWIAEYGDPDSPADRPHLEGISPYHQIRTDGPAYPPLLLLTSTRDDRVHPGHARKMAARLRELGHPVLFHEHLGGGHAGATDHGQTAFNEALVHTFLWERLTPKR from the coding sequence ATGAGCGATGCAGACCCCTACCTCTGGCTCGAAGACGTATCCGGCGAGGCCGCCCTCGACTGGGTCCGCGAGCGCAACGCCGAGACGGTGGCCGCGCTGGCGGCCGACCCCGGTTTCAAGGTGCTGGAGTCAGGGATCCGCGAGGCCCTCGACGACGACGGCAGGATCCCCTACGCGCGCCGCCGCGGCCGCCACCTCTACAACTTCTGGCAGGACGCCGACCACGTGCGCGGCCTGTGGCGTCGCACCACGCTGGAGGAGTACCGCAAGGAGCGGCCCGACTGGGAGCCGCTCCTGGACCTGGACGCGCTCGCCGCCGCCGAGGGAGAGAAGTGGGCCTGGGCGGGCAGCGCGGTCCTGGCTCCCGATCACCGCCACGCCCTGGTCATGCTCTCGCGGGACGGCGCGGACGCCTGCGTGGTGCGCGAGTTCGACCTGGAGGCGCTGGAGTTCGTCGAGGACGGGTTCCAGGTCGAGGAGGCCAGGACCCGGATCGGCTGGATCGACCGGGACCGGGTCTGGATCGGCACGGACTTCGGCCCCGGCTCGATGTCCCCGTCCGGCTACCCCCTCCAGGCGCGCCGCTGGCACCGCGGCACCCCCCTGGCCGAGGCCGAAACGGTCTACGAGGGCCGGCCGACGGACGTGAACGCCTCCGCGTGGCACGACGACACTCCGGGCTTCGAACGGGACTTCGTCCACCGGCAGATCGACTTCTGGACGCAGGAGCTGTTCCTCCTCCCCGAGGCGGGGACCGGCGCCGAGCCCCCGAAGGCCGCCGAACCCCTGAAGATCGAGGTGCCGGACGACGCCAGCGCCTCCGTGCACCGCGAGTGGCTGATCGTCGCCCCGAAGTCCCCGTGGCTCGGCCACGACGCGGGCAGTCTGCTCGCCTTCGACTTCGAGGCGTTCCTGGCGGGGGAGCGGGAGGCGGCGGTGCTGTTCGCCCCGGACGCGCACACCGCCCTCGCCGGCTGGAGCTGGACCCGCCACCACCTGATCCTCACCACCAGCGCCGACGTCTCCTCGCGGATGGAGATCCTGACCCCCGGCGCGGGCCCCGACGGCTGGGAGCGCGCGCCGCTGGCCGGCCTGCCCCCGCTGTCCACGGCCTCCGTCACCGGCACCGACCCGGACGTGGGCGACGAGTTCTTCCTGAACGTCGCGGGCTTCCTCCAGCCGTCCACCCTCTACCGGGGGACGGCGCCGGCCGGCGCCGACGAGAGCGTGAAGCAGGGCCCGGCCCTCTTCGACACCGCCGGGCTCACCGTCCGCCAGCACTTCGCGACCTCCGCGGACGGCACGAAGGTGCCGTACTTCCTCGTCGGACCCGAGGACCGCCCCGGCCCCGGGCCCACCCTGCTCTACGGGTACGGGGGCTTCGAGATCTCCATGGTCCCGGGCTACAGCGCGGTCACCGGCCGCGCCTGGCTCGCGCGCGGCGGCACCTACGTCGTCGCGGGCATCCGGGGCGGCCACGAGTACGGGCCGGACTGGCACAAGGCGGCCCTCGGCGCGAACCGGGTCCGGGCCTACGAGGACTTCGCGGCCGTGGCCCGGGACCTCGTCGCCCGGGAGGTCACCACGCCCGCGCAGCTGGGCATCGAGGGCGGCAGCAACGGCGGGCTGCTCATGGGCGCGATGCTCACCCGCGACCCGGAGCTGTTCGGCGCGGTCGTCGCGCACGTGCCGCTGATGGACATGCTCCGCTTCCACAAGCTGCTCGCCGGAGCCAGCTGGATCGCCGAGTACGGGGACCCCGACAGCCCGGCCGACCGGCCCCACCTGGAGGGGATCTCCCCGTACCACCAGATCCGGACGGACGGGCCCGCGTACCCGCCGCTGCTCCTGCTGACCTCGACCCGCGACGACCGCGTCCACCCCGGCCACGCCCGCAAGATGGCGGCCCGGCTGCGGGAGCTCGGGCACCCGGTGCTGTTCCACGAGCACCTCGGCGGCGGCCACGCGGGCGCCACCGACCACGGGCAGACCGCCTTCAACGAGGCGCTCGTCCACACCTTCCTGTGGGAGCGGCTGACCCCGAAGAGGTGA
- a CDS encoding TetR family transcriptional regulator, producing MPKPSDTPARSKRAGSQLTPDAIIEASLRIAARGSADAFTVRRLGEELGADPTAIYRHFRDKDELLLSVADRTLGEVLDSIPEGLDWKDRLRALADGSLEVALRYPVVGSTMASRTTRRPNEFRVVELILGAVTEAGLEGAEAAVHYRMVGDSLLAYVGQRAAYLLFDPDVRAADESSWSREYRLVDPAGFPHITRLSGQLAEVTDEEIFRARVEALINAIETRAETLRGGA from the coding sequence ATGCCGAAGCCATCCGACACACCCGCCCGGTCCAAGCGCGCGGGCAGCCAGCTCACACCCGACGCGATCATCGAAGCGAGCCTGCGCATCGCGGCCCGCGGAAGCGCCGACGCCTTCACCGTCAGGCGTCTCGGCGAGGAGCTCGGCGCCGACCCGACCGCGATCTACCGGCACTTCCGCGACAAGGACGAGCTGCTCCTGTCCGTCGCCGACCGCACGCTCGGAGAGGTGCTCGACAGCATCCCCGAGGGCCTCGACTGGAAGGACCGGCTGCGGGCGCTCGCCGACGGCTCCCTCGAAGTCGCGCTCAGGTATCCGGTGGTCGGCTCGACCATGGCCAGCCGGACCACCCGCAGGCCCAACGAGTTCCGCGTCGTCGAGCTGATCCTCGGCGCGGTGACCGAGGCCGGGCTCGAAGGGGCCGAAGCCGCCGTCCACTACCGGATGGTCGGCGACTCCCTCCTCGCCTACGTCGGCCAGCGCGCCGCCTACCTGCTGTTCGACCCGGACGTACGGGCGGCCGACGAGTCCTCCTGGAGCCGCGAGTACCGGCTCGTCGACCCCGCGGGGTTCCCCCACATCACCCGGCTGAGCGGCCAGTTGGCCGAGGTGACGGACGAGGAGATCTTCCGGGCCAGGGTCGAGGCGCTGATCAACGCGATCGAGACCCGGGCCGAAACGCTGCGGGGCGGCGCGTAG
- a CDS encoding ThiF family adenylyltransferase: MTGDGGASGDEGVYGDGDVNGTGEAPLLDRLRRRFPAGVMLRANTTIAAGEAGELLVIGENGFGIDGADDGLRELAGRLAGGLAWPDGRGALSPRQLALLEVFEARGMLVPLPRAGSADQYTKQRHWLAHFDPRPEDAMERIARHRAVVVGCGGTGSIVATHLCAMGVRDLLLVDHDRVEITNFNRQFSYRRRDLGRPKTEALRDFLRERYPDAEISASQVFVDEDTVGGLGGAGGAGGPGGTGDPGGPGSRGSWTLFCCADRPVGTLALLLAAHARAHGGAVIFAAAGLEEAAVGPLLLPEADAAHREFAREMAELGAFARTTLADPVMSASIAPVNTVTAAWMVGEWTNGVILSRATRASNARFVVDLGNSTTREERTWG; this comes from the coding sequence GTGACCGGGGACGGGGGCGCGAGCGGGGACGAGGGCGTATACGGGGACGGGGACGTGAACGGGACCGGGGAAGCGCCACTCCTCGACCGGCTGCGGCGGCGCTTCCCCGCCGGGGTCATGCTCCGCGCGAACACCACGATCGCCGCCGGGGAAGCCGGGGAACTGCTGGTGATCGGGGAGAACGGCTTCGGCATCGACGGCGCGGACGACGGCTTGCGGGAGCTGGCGGGACGGCTCGCCGGTGGCCTGGCCTGGCCCGACGGCCGCGGCGCCCTCAGCCCCCGGCAGCTGGCGCTGCTGGAGGTGTTCGAGGCGCGCGGCATGCTCGTACCCCTGCCCCGCGCCGGATCGGCCGACCAGTACACCAAGCAGCGGCACTGGCTGGCGCACTTCGACCCGCGGCCCGAGGACGCGATGGAGCGGATCGCCCGCCACCGGGCGGTCGTCGTGGGCTGCGGCGGAACGGGGTCCATCGTCGCCACCCACCTGTGCGCGATGGGCGTGCGGGACCTCCTGCTCGTCGACCACGACCGGGTCGAGATCACCAACTTCAACCGGCAGTTCAGCTACCGGCGCCGCGACCTCGGCCGGCCCAAGACCGAGGCCCTGCGGGACTTCCTGCGGGAGCGGTACCCGGACGCCGAGATCTCGGCGTCGCAGGTCTTCGTCGACGAGGACACCGTGGGCGGACTCGGCGGGGCCGGCGGGGCCGGCGGGCCTGGTGGGACCGGCGACCCCGGCGGGCCCGGAAGCCGTGGGTCGTGGACGCTGTTCTGCTGCGCGGACCGGCCCGTGGGCACGCTGGCGCTGCTGCTGGCCGCGCACGCCCGCGCGCACGGCGGCGCGGTGATCTTCGCGGCCGCGGGGCTCGAGGAAGCGGCCGTGGGGCCGCTGCTGCTACCGGAAGCGGACGCCGCCCACCGGGAGTTCGCACGGGAGATGGCGGAACTGGGCGCCTTCGCCCGCACCACGCTCGCCGACCCGGTGATGAGCGCCTCGATCGCCCCGGTGAACACCGTGACGGCGGCCTGGATGGTCGGCGAGTGGACGAACGGCGTGATCCTGAGCCGCGCCACCCGCGCTTCGAACGCGCGGTTCGTCGTGGACCTCGGAAACTCAACTACGCGCGAGGAGAGGACATGGGGATGA
- a CDS encoding Rv3654c family TadE-like protein: MRDRDRVRDRDRVRDRDRDRGAATVWGVVVATVLVAVFGGVLLLGQAVVARHRAAAAADLAALAAAATWAHGPEAACATAVRVAEAQAAGVTGCVVTGEVVEVTARAPTGPFAPALRSRAGPPLAEEPR, translated from the coding sequence GTGCGGGACCGGGACCGGGTGCGGGACCGGGACCGGGTGCGGGACCGGGACCGGGACCGGGGGGCGGCCACGGTGTGGGGCGTCGTCGTGGCGACCGTGCTGGTGGCGGTGTTCGGCGGGGTGCTCCTGCTGGGGCAGGCGGTGGTGGCCCGGCACCGTGCCGCCGCGGCCGCCGACCTGGCCGCCCTCGCCGCGGCGGCGACCTGGGCCCACGGTCCGGAGGCGGCCTGCGCCACAGCGGTACGGGTGGCGGAGGCGCAGGCCGCGGGGGTCACCGGATGCGTGGTGACGGGCGAGGTCGTGGAGGTCACGGCCCGAGCCCCGACGGGGCCCTTCGCCCCGGCGCTGCGCTCCCGCGCCGGTCCGCCGCTGGCGGAGGAGCCCCGGTGA
- a CDS encoding amidohydrolase: MGKTSQRADTVFVGGRVFTGTSPTPIDAAVAVTDGRITAVADAATVRSLADAGTEVVDLAGGLLVPGFQDAHVHPAVAGVQMLGCDLSDERTIDGYLAVVAAFAAAHPDAAWIRGGGWSMDVFPGGTPTRAMLDAVVPDRPVLLTNRDGHGAWVNTRALEVAGVDAATPDPADGRIEREADGSPAGTLQEGAVELVARHVPIATPDEALAGLLAAQEHLFSLGVTSWQDAMIGAFPGNPDNYGVYLRAAREGSLRARVVGALWWDRERGLEQIPELEERRLGGRVGRFNATSVKIMQDGIAENFTAGLLEPYLDGCGCATGNSGLSFIDPQVLTAAVSLLDRSGFQIHFHALGDRAVREVLDALAEAREANGANDNRHHLAHLQIVHPDDVKRFASLDAAANIQALWAAHEPQMDELTIPFLGPERARLQYPFGDLLRAGARLVAGSDWSVSSPNPLWGIHVAVNRSVPDEAPNSAGTFEPMPPFFPEQALTLSQALTAYTAGSAWVNHLDEVTGTVEVGKCADLVVLDRDPFAHPPLEIADTRVLRTYIDGELVFAATD; this comes from the coding sequence ATGGGCAAGACCAGCCAGCGGGCCGACACCGTTTTCGTGGGAGGGCGGGTCTTCACCGGGACCTCACCCACCCCGATCGACGCCGCCGTCGCCGTCACGGACGGCCGGATCACCGCCGTCGCCGACGCGGCCACCGTCCGCTCCCTCGCGGACGCCGGCACCGAGGTCGTCGACCTCGCGGGCGGCCTGCTCGTCCCCGGATTCCAGGACGCCCACGTCCACCCCGCGGTGGCCGGCGTACAGATGCTCGGCTGCGACCTGAGCGACGAGCGCACCATCGACGGCTACCTCGCGGTGGTCGCCGCGTTCGCCGCGGCCCACCCCGACGCGGCCTGGATCCGCGGCGGCGGCTGGTCGATGGACGTCTTCCCCGGGGGTACGCCGACCCGCGCCATGCTCGACGCGGTGGTCCCGGACCGGCCCGTCCTGCTCACCAACCGGGACGGCCACGGGGCCTGGGTCAACACCCGGGCGCTCGAAGTCGCCGGCGTCGACGCCGCCACCCCCGACCCGGCCGACGGCCGGATCGAGCGCGAGGCCGACGGCAGCCCGGCCGGCACCCTCCAGGAGGGCGCCGTCGAGCTGGTGGCGCGCCACGTCCCCATCGCGACGCCGGACGAGGCGCTCGCCGGCCTGCTGGCCGCGCAGGAGCACCTGTTCTCCCTCGGCGTGACCAGCTGGCAGGACGCCATGATCGGCGCCTTCCCCGGCAATCCCGACAACTACGGGGTCTACCTGCGCGCCGCACGCGAGGGCTCCTTGCGCGCACGCGTCGTCGGCGCCCTGTGGTGGGACCGCGAACGCGGCCTGGAGCAGATACCCGAACTGGAGGAGCGCCGCCTCGGCGGCCGGGTCGGCCGCTTCAACGCCACCAGCGTGAAGATCATGCAGGACGGTATCGCCGAGAACTTCACGGCGGGCCTGCTGGAGCCCTACCTCGACGGCTGCGGCTGCGCCACCGGCAACTCCGGGCTCAGCTTCATCGACCCGCAGGTGCTCACCGCGGCGGTGTCCCTGCTCGACCGCTCCGGCTTCCAGATCCACTTCCACGCGCTCGGCGACCGGGCCGTACGCGAGGTGCTCGACGCCCTCGCCGAGGCCCGCGAGGCCAACGGCGCCAACGACAACCGCCACCACCTCGCGCACCTGCAGATCGTCCACCCCGACGACGTCAAGCGCTTCGCGAGCCTGGACGCGGCCGCCAACATCCAGGCGCTGTGGGCCGCCCACGAACCGCAGATGGACGAGCTCACGATCCCCTTCCTCGGACCGGAACGGGCCCGGCTCCAGTACCCGTTCGGCGACCTCCTGCGCGCCGGGGCCCGCCTCGTCGCGGGCAGCGACTGGTCGGTCAGCAGCCCCAACCCCCTGTGGGGCATCCACGTCGCCGTCAACCGCTCCGTACCCGACGAGGCCCCCAACTCGGCCGGGACGTTCGAACCGATGCCGCCCTTCTTCCCCGAGCAGGCACTGACCCTCTCCCAGGCGCTCACCGCCTACACGGCCGGCAGCGCGTGGGTGAACCACCTCGACGAGGTCACCGGCACCGTCGAGGTCGGCAAGTGCGCGGACCTCGTGGTCCTCGACCGGGACCCCTTCGCGCATCCCCCGCTGGAGATCGCGGACACCCGCGTGCTGCGCACGTACATCGACGGCGAGCTCGTCTTCGCCGCCACCGACTGA
- a CDS encoding ABC transporter substrate-binding protein: MPADRAGGAGAYEAGGAAAYGAGSAAAHEAEGEGEGAYDVETVVAFDSMPSTPEQPDWSDHSGLQLAALTTRPLLAHRDGVPALIGARSLDSSPDGRRHEFAVRPGARWADGSRLTAADYAKALRRAASSHTATGYWLRHVERVHARGDRLRVTLAEPDFGFPLMTSLPALAPYRGTGDGVGRYRIARATSRTIVLDRAGHRAEGAARVLVRRIKSPERGIAAFAEGRIDVTSDTAFPLHRYPQYAAHPALRIRPLGIIVALCFEGALLGPGADTARQAIRRALAAPGAGALLPAPLLARDGFLPVRDFDGAFRGAAEREAVPAGRIARPAPGPRHRLAYDTYYPNRELARAAARLLGRAGIAVELVPDRYEARSRPADLRLNLFRGLRQDPLGVHRGLVFLEALRTHASLESYLKVLRRYDTSPQTSETLEEAVGELDAILLDNALCLPLAEVPGIFLARRARAPWEWT, from the coding sequence ATGCCGGCTGACCGGGCCGGGGGCGCGGGCGCGTACGAGGCTGGGGGCGCGGCCGCGTACGGCGCCGGTAGCGCGGCCGCGCACGAGGCTGAGGGCGAGGGCGAGGGCGCGTACGACGTCGAGACCGTCGTCGCGTTCGACTCCATGCCGTCCACGCCGGAACAGCCCGACTGGAGCGACCACAGCGGACTGCAGCTGGCCGCGCTCACGACCCGCCCCCTCCTCGCCCACCGCGACGGCGTTCCCGCGCTGATCGGTGCCCGCTCCCTGGACTCCTCCCCGGACGGGCGCCGGCACGAGTTCGCCGTCCGCCCCGGCGCCCGCTGGGCGGACGGCAGCCGGCTCACCGCCGCCGACTACGCGAAGGCCCTGCGCCGCGCCGCGTCCTCGCACACCGCCACCGGCTACTGGCTGCGCCACGTCGAGCGCGTGCACGCCCGCGGGGACCGCCTCCGGGTGACCCTGGCCGAACCGGACTTCGGGTTCCCGCTGATGACCTCGCTGCCCGCGCTCGCCCCGTACCGCGGTACGGGCGACGGCGTCGGCCGGTACCGCATCGCCCGGGCGACGTCCCGCACGATCGTCCTCGACCGCGCCGGCCACCGCGCCGAAGGCGCCGCGCGCGTGCTCGTCCGCAGGATCAAGAGCCCCGAGCGGGGCATCGCGGCCTTCGCCGAAGGCCGGATCGACGTCACCTCCGACACCGCCTTCCCCCTGCACCGGTACCCGCAGTACGCGGCCCACCCCGCCCTGCGGATCCGGCCGCTCGGCATCATCGTCGCGCTGTGCTTCGAGGGCGCCCTGCTCGGCCCGGGCGCGGACACCGCACGGCAGGCGATCCGCCGCGCCCTGGCGGCGCCCGGAGCCGGGGCCCTGCTGCCGGCCCCGCTGCTCGCGCGCGACGGCTTCCTGCCGGTGCGGGACTTCGACGGGGCCTTCCGCGGGGCGGCGGAGCGCGAGGCCGTCCCCGCCGGCCGGATCGCGCGGCCCGCGCCCGGCCCCCGCCACCGGCTCGCGTACGACACGTACTACCCGAACCGGGAGCTCGCCCGGGCCGCCGCCCGGCTCCTGGGGCGGGCGGGCATCGCGGTGGAACTCGTACCCGACCGGTACGAGGCCCGGTCCCGCCCGGCCGACCTGCGCCTCAACCTCTTCCGCGGGCTGCGCCAGGACCCGCTCGGGGTCCACCGGGGGCTGGTGTTCCTGGAGGCACTGCGTACGCACGCGTCGCTGGAGTCCTACCTGAAGGTGCTGCGGCGCTACGACACCTCCCCGCAGACCTCGGAGACGCTGGAGGAAGCCGTCGGGGAACTCGACGCCATCCTGCTGGACAACGCCCTGTGCCTCCCGCTCGCGGAGGTGCCCGGGATCTTCCTCGCGCGCCGGGCGCGGGCGCCCTGGGAGTGGACGTGA